The following are encoded in a window of Limibacter armeniacum genomic DNA:
- a CDS encoding acyltransferase family protein gives MTNKADRVMSLDVFRGLTVAGMILVNNPGDWGHVYAPLLHAKWHGCTPTDLVFPFFLFIVGVSISFSMWGVKDKPEKHGAVLKKVIIRSLKLIGIGLFLSGFPYFNLETLRLPGVLQRIGIVFFFAGFIFLKTSWKAQLQGLVVILLTYWAVMTLIPVPGVGTPNLDDPNMTIAGWFDNFLLEGHMWSQSKTWDPEGLLSTLPAIGTGLIGVLTGTWIRTEKDEKEKVAWMFVAGVILVVLGSWWDYFFPINKSLWTSSYVLYAGGMGVIGLAFSYWLIDVKKIGRKVTFPFLVFGINPMFAFVLSGLLVKILIAIKIGDTSLRSLEYDILYKSWLDGTAASFAHAVGFVLLMYLPTWWLYKKNIILKV, from the coding sequence ATGACAAACAAAGCAGACAGAGTAATGTCCCTGGATGTGTTCCGAGGGCTAACCGTGGCGGGAATGATTCTCGTCAACAACCCGGGAGACTGGGGACATGTGTACGCACCACTGCTTCATGCAAAATGGCACGGCTGCACACCAACCGATCTGGTATTTCCTTTTTTCCTCTTTATTGTAGGGGTTTCCATCAGTTTCTCGATGTGGGGAGTGAAAGACAAACCCGAAAAGCATGGGGCTGTTTTGAAGAAGGTGATTATCCGAAGCTTGAAGCTGATCGGTATTGGACTGTTTCTGTCAGGTTTCCCATATTTTAATCTGGAGACGCTCAGGTTGCCGGGCGTACTGCAACGTATAGGTATCGTCTTTTTCTTTGCTGGTTTTATTTTCCTGAAGACAAGCTGGAAGGCACAGCTGCAAGGGCTGGTAGTAATCCTGTTGACCTACTGGGCTGTGATGACTTTGATTCCTGTGCCAGGGGTAGGAACTCCAAATTTGGACGATCCGAATATGACCATCGCAGGTTGGTTTGACAATTTCCTGTTGGAAGGACATATGTGGTCACAATCCAAGACATGGGACCCTGAAGGTTTGCTTAGTACGTTGCCAGCGATAGGTACTGGTTTGATCGGAGTATTGACTGGAACATGGATCAGGACAGAAAAAGATGAGAAAGAGAAAGTGGCTTGGATGTTTGTAGCGGGTGTTATTTTGGTGGTGTTAGGTAGTTGGTGGGATTACTTCTTCCCAATCAACAAAAGCCTTTGGACAAGCTCTTATGTACTTTATGCAGGTGGTATGGGCGTGATAGGGCTGGCATTCTCTTATTGGCTGATTGATGTAAAGAAGATTGGAAGAAAAGTAACATTCCCATTCCTTGTGTTTGGTATCAACCCGATGTTTGCTTTTGTACTCTCAGGTCTGCTGGTGAAGATTTTAATTGCCATCAAAATTGGTGATACTTCGTTGAGGTCATTGGAATATGATATACTGTATAAATCATGGCTCGATGGAACAGCCGCTTCATTTGCACATGCA
- a CDS encoding glycoside hydrolase family 3 N-terminal domain-containing protein: MKMKKALKAILLLWWSVASYVAQAQQQKPDFLNYTKSPWVDSVYNAMTPDERIAQLIFVPSFKTDQMPMVEELIDKYKVGGVVFFRANAVDHALMINRYTPMSKVPLAYALDAEWGVGMRVLDGISFPYAMTLGAIQDEALVYDMGRAIARHFHRLGMHINFAPVADVNNNPKNPVISYRSFGENPENVYRKASAYVRGLQDEKILAVIKHFPGHGDTDVDSHHDLPIIKHDIARLDSVELYPFKKLVADGAGGVMTAHLSIPALDNTPNEASSLSDKIIKGILREKLGFEGLTFTDGIHMQGIIKHNSIGEAHAKALAAGNDVVEFSTNVKEALDAIRKAIKDGTITEKDIEEKCRKLLAFKYWAGISKDSVVKTENLTEDLNNSQDLWLNDRLAQAAVTVLKNDQNLMPLKALDQKKMAVLSIGSTDNTPFQLMAANYTKVDFFNIDAACKAEDIKKLKEALKEYDLVLAGVHNLFKSPSRKSIVVNLNDGKEEKLKTRAFGISDGMVELIKYLSQEKNAIISVFANAYAVDVLEGVEDAKGLLLTYQDGRNMEEAAVQVIFGGCDATGKLPVSINQTFPVGSGIDILGGNRLGYTEPEAVGISADALNTMIDSLVQEGLDVQAYPGCQVLVARKGKVILNKAYGFHTYYKNEPVTSKDVYDLASVTKVAAATTSIMKMQGDGVWKMDMPFSTYWKDFKGTDKEVLTFREILAHQAGLKPYLSFWTETLDENKEFKKNTFDVRPSKKYPVQVAPHLFLHKKFKDKYLYKMVAASELGEKGTYRYSGLSFLLYPEMIEQQTGKTFDTFLDDSFYAPLGANRLTFNPSRKFSSKEIIPTENDNIFRFSTMQGYVHDEAAAMLGGVSGNAGLFGNAQDLAKLLQMFLQEGNYGGESYLPAETVKEFTSVQFPQNDNRRGLGFDKPSLDNEEKSEADAYPCKSASMDSYGHTGFTGTMFWVDPKEELVFVFLSNRVYPTRENSELYKRNIRSRMLQGIYDLIDQKVASIK; this comes from the coding sequence ATGAAAATGAAAAAGGCCTTAAAGGCAATTCTGCTTCTTTGGTGGTCTGTAGCAAGTTATGTTGCTCAGGCACAACAACAGAAGCCCGATTTTTTGAATTATACCAAAAGCCCGTGGGTAGATTCCGTTTACAATGCCATGACACCCGATGAGCGGATTGCTCAATTGATTTTTGTTCCTTCCTTCAAAACAGATCAGATGCCTATGGTAGAAGAACTGATCGACAAGTATAAGGTAGGTGGTGTGGTTTTCTTCAGGGCAAATGCCGTAGACCATGCCTTGATGATCAACAGGTATACACCCATGAGCAAAGTGCCATTGGCTTATGCTTTGGATGCCGAGTGGGGTGTTGGTATGCGTGTACTGGATGGGATCAGTTTTCCATATGCCATGACGCTCGGTGCCATACAGGATGAGGCGTTGGTGTATGATATGGGTAGGGCTATTGCCCGTCATTTTCATAGGCTGGGTATGCACATCAATTTTGCACCTGTTGCAGATGTAAACAACAATCCGAAAAATCCGGTCATCAGTTACCGTTCATTTGGGGAAAATCCTGAAAACGTGTACCGAAAAGCATCAGCATATGTTCGAGGATTGCAGGATGAGAAAATTCTGGCAGTTATAAAGCATTTTCCAGGACATGGTGATACCGATGTAGATTCGCACCATGATCTGCCGATTATCAAACATGATATTGCAAGGCTGGACTCAGTGGAATTGTATCCATTCAAAAAACTGGTGGCAGATGGAGCAGGTGGGGTAATGACAGCGCACCTTTCTATTCCGGCTTTGGATAACACACCGAATGAAGCTTCCTCGCTTTCAGATAAAATCATCAAGGGAATCCTGCGTGAAAAACTGGGTTTTGAGGGACTTACCTTTACAGATGGTATCCATATGCAAGGCATCATAAAGCACAACTCAATAGGGGAGGCACATGCCAAAGCTTTAGCTGCTGGCAATGATGTGGTGGAATTCAGTACAAATGTGAAGGAAGCATTGGATGCCATTAGGAAAGCAATAAAGGACGGTACTATCACAGAAAAGGATATTGAGGAAAAATGCCGCAAACTTTTGGCATTCAAGTATTGGGCAGGCATCAGTAAAGATAGTGTTGTAAAAACTGAAAACCTGACTGAAGACCTGAACAATTCGCAAGACCTTTGGCTGAATGATCGTCTGGCTCAGGCTGCCGTGACAGTGCTGAAGAATGACCAGAATCTGATGCCATTGAAAGCATTGGACCAAAAGAAAATGGCAGTGCTATCAATTGGAAGTACAGACAATACACCATTCCAACTGATGGCTGCCAACTATACTAAAGTAGATTTCTTTAATATAGATGCAGCCTGCAAAGCAGAAGATATCAAGAAGCTGAAAGAGGCACTGAAGGAATACGATTTGGTATTGGCTGGTGTCCATAACCTTTTCAAGAGCCCGAGCAGGAAATCAATTGTAGTGAACCTGAATGATGGCAAGGAAGAAAAACTGAAAACGAGAGCATTCGGTATTTCTGACGGAATGGTGGAGTTGATAAAATACCTAAGCCAGGAGAAGAATGCGATTATCTCTGTTTTTGCTAACGCTTATGCAGTGGATGTACTGGAAGGAGTAGAAGATGCAAAAGGGCTTTTGTTGACCTATCAGGACGGAAGAAATATGGAGGAAGCCGCAGTGCAGGTGATCTTCGGTGGATGTGATGCCACAGGCAAGCTACCTGTAAGTATCAATCAGACATTTCCTGTGGGCAGTGGAATTGATATCCTTGGTGGAAACAGGTTAGGTTATACAGAACCGGAAGCAGTAGGAATTTCTGCTGATGCACTGAATACAATGATAGATAGTCTGGTTCAGGAAGGACTGGATGTTCAGGCTTATCCAGGCTGTCAGGTGCTTGTAGCAAGAAAGGGCAAGGTGATCCTGAATAAGGCTTACGGTTTTCATACTTATTACAAGAATGAGCCAGTGACAAGCAAGGATGTTTACGATCTGGCTTCCGTTACAAAAGTGGCGGCTGCTACAACGTCCATTATGAAAATGCAAGGGGATGGTGTTTGGAAAATGGATATGCCTTTCAGCACTTACTGGAAAGATTTTAAGGGAACCGATAAGGAAGTCCTTACTTTTCGTGAAATTCTGGCGCATCAGGCTGGCTTGAAACCTTACCTGTCATTCTGGACAGAGACACTGGATGAAAACAAGGAGTTCAAGAAAAATACATTTGATGTAAGGCCTTCCAAAAAATATCCGGTGCAGGTAGCGCCACACCTTTTTTTGCACAAGAAGTTTAAGGACAAATACCTTTACAAAATGGTGGCAGCGTCTGAATTGGGAGAAAAAGGAACTTATCGTTACTCAGGGTTGTCTTTTTTGCTCTATCCTGAAATGATCGAGCAACAGACTGGTAAAACGTTTGATACTTTTTTGGACGATAGTTTTTATGCTCCGTTAGGCGCAAATCGATTGACCTTTAATCCTTCCAGAAAATTCTCATCGAAAGAGATTATTCCTACAGAAAACGACAATATATTCCGCTTCTCAACCATGCAGGGTTATGTACATGATGAGGCTGCAGCTATGTTGGGCGGTGTTTCCGGAAATGCAGGACTTTTCGGTAATGCACAGGATTTGGCAAAACTCCTTCAGATGTTTTTGCAGGAAGGAAATTATGGAGGAGAATCTTACCTGCCTGCTGAAACAGTAAAGGAATTTACAAGCGTGCAGTTTCCACAAAACGATAACCGCAGGGGATTGGGGTTCGACAAGCCTTCATTGGATAATGAGGAAAAGTCGGAAGCAGATGCCTATCCTTGCAAATCGGCAAGTATGGATAGCTACGGGCATACAGGTTTTACGGGGACAATGTTTTGGGTAGATCCTAAAGAAGAACTGGTGTTTGTATTCCTGTCCAACAGGGTTTATCCAACAAGGGAAAACAGCGAACTCTACAAGCGCAATATCAGAAGCAGAATGCTGCAAGGCATCTATGACCTTATTGATCAAAAGGTAGCCTCTATTAAATAA
- a CDS encoding glycoside hydrolase family 5 protein — protein MKKFVCTIYILLFSISGLIAQNRFVTSKGKDLVTPSGEKILLKGTNLGNWLVPEGYMFKLDQVNAPRHINELLEEMVGPDETKEFWADFIENYITESDIQYLKSIGSNHLRLPFHYKMFTNETYMGRSYHGFEQLDKVVEWCRNAGLYVLLDMHCAPGGQTGDNIDDSAGYPFLFESEASQQQLVDIWRQIAEHYKDEEVILGYGLLNEPIAHYFEDDLPKLNAKLEPLYKRVVASIREVDEEHLVFLGGAQWNTNFSIFSKPFDDKLVYEFHKYWMPTVKEEIQAYLDFRDKYNVPLYVGETGENTDEWVKDFRMLLEQYEINWCFWPYKKMNNTKGVMNFDEPETYQLISAYAKSDRSSYAKRRENMPDRDKVRVALKGYLEQCKFENCYPNKGYVEGLGLEAKPVKNQ, from the coding sequence ATGAAAAAGTTTGTTTGTACTATTTATATACTGCTATTCAGCATTTCAGGACTAATAGCTCAAAACCGATTTGTTACCTCAAAAGGGAAAGATCTTGTAACACCAAGTGGTGAAAAGATTTTACTGAAAGGGACTAACCTAGGTAATTGGTTGGTACCGGAAGGGTACATGTTTAAGTTGGATCAGGTAAATGCTCCAAGACATATCAATGAGCTGCTGGAAGAGATGGTAGGTCCAGATGAGACCAAGGAGTTTTGGGCAGATTTTATAGAAAACTACATCACGGAGTCTGATATCCAATACCTGAAAAGTATCGGTTCAAACCATTTACGTTTGCCTTTCCATTACAAGATGTTCACTAATGAAACTTATATGGGCAGAAGTTATCATGGTTTTGAACAATTGGATAAGGTCGTAGAGTGGTGCCGCAATGCTGGACTTTATGTGCTGCTGGATATGCATTGTGCTCCAGGCGGACAAACCGGTGATAATATTGATGACAGTGCGGGTTATCCATTCCTGTTTGAAAGTGAAGCATCACAGCAGCAGTTGGTGGATATTTGGCGCCAGATTGCGGAGCATTACAAAGACGAGGAAGTGATCTTGGGGTATGGTTTATTGAATGAGCCAATTGCCCACTATTTTGAAGACGATCTTCCGAAGTTGAATGCAAAGCTTGAGCCGCTTTATAAGCGAGTAGTGGCTTCAATTAGAGAGGTAGACGAGGAGCACCTTGTATTCTTGGGTGGCGCGCAGTGGAATACCAACTTCAGTATCTTCAGTAAGCCATTTGACGACAAGTTGGTATATGAATTCCATAAGTATTGGATGCCAACAGTGAAGGAAGAGATCCAAGCTTACCTTGATTTCAGGGATAAATACAATGTGCCACTTTATGTAGGGGAGACTGGTGAGAATACCGATGAGTGGGTAAAAGATTTCCGTATGTTGCTGGAGCAGTATGAGATCAATTGGTGCTTCTGGCCATACAAAAAGATGAACAATACGAAGGGCGTGATGAATTTTGATGAGCCTGAAACTTATCAACTGATTTCGGCTTATGCTAAAAGCGATAGAAGTAGCTATGCCAAAAGAAGAGAAAATATGCCTGATAGGGATAAGGTAAGAGTAGCTTTAAAAGGATACTTGGAGCAATGTAAGTTTGAGAATTGCTACCCTAACAAAGGTTATGTGGAAGGATTGGGTCTGGAAGCAAAACCTGTGAAAAATCAATAG
- a CDS encoding family 16 glycosylhydrolase produces the protein MMRKFYSLILSLLITGSIHAQNADFPQLIWADEFDVAGAPNPENWTYDLGDNGWGNQELQNYTDKSENVKVEGGLLKITAIRKGENSYTSGRIKTQGLQSFTYGRFEIRAKLPAGRGLWPAIWMLGENISTEGWPACGEIDIMEHVGFDPDNVHSATHTPSSYGNTVNKGSLHLPTAETEFHVYTLEWTEAELKFLVDDQHVYTYSPSVKNASTWPYNLPQFMILNVAVGGAWGGQQGIDDSVFPKQMLVDYVRVYGKAQAPKISGPELVKVGETYTYSTDLNESATYEWIFPEGVTILSGQGTNTVSVQWGESAGEIKVNLQQGEETFEGSLPVKLWKTPSGDMGFNLLEKWIVSPNHESEIQVGGTSEVAELTFEISDPKTIPFVDYLFEDTYLNLEEHTLFDLEMATTSPPKSFRIDLIDIDNNTFNTGDVFKVGNWLADGQFYLYHHDFSFLKAAHPDFDFQRVKGIRFFINYGAFSAPPAGQLKVKSIAFQNNAALQVPAAISKGSATENEGEGAYLNWELPEGDWVKSITVLRSEGGSEIQKEWSLPVGSTTFLDSEVQQDMTYQYQVSLQNQLGSSAGFDLGQVTITQAPVLGFDFSSELVSVFPNPTTDKLTLKGMAGRSISLYNLTGELLEKEKVPNDKSQLDLSSRVSGLYLLKVEGLGTIKVIKK, from the coding sequence ATGATGAGAAAATTCTACTCACTGATATTAAGCTTGCTGATAACTGGCAGCATCCATGCACAGAATGCTGATTTTCCTCAGTTGATTTGGGCAGATGAATTTGATGTAGCTGGTGCTCCTAACCCTGAGAATTGGACCTATGATTTAGGTGATAATGGATGGGGTAATCAGGAACTTCAAAACTATACCGACAAGTCAGAGAATGTAAAGGTAGAAGGTGGTCTTTTGAAGATCACAGCCATTCGAAAAGGTGAAAACAGTTATACTTCAGGGCGAATCAAAACACAAGGATTGCAGTCATTTACTTATGGACGTTTTGAAATCAGGGCAAAGTTGCCTGCTGGTAGAGGCTTGTGGCCTGCAATCTGGATGTTAGGAGAGAATATCTCAACAGAAGGCTGGCCTGCATGTGGAGAGATCGATATCATGGAACATGTTGGATTTGATCCTGATAATGTTCATTCGGCTACTCATACACCATCCAGTTATGGAAATACAGTGAACAAGGGCTCATTGCACTTGCCTACAGCTGAGACGGAATTTCATGTATACACTTTGGAGTGGACAGAAGCAGAACTGAAGTTTTTGGTGGATGACCAGCACGTTTATACTTATTCGCCTTCTGTGAAAAATGCTTCGACATGGCCTTATAACCTTCCGCAGTTTATGATCTTGAATGTAGCAGTAGGCGGTGCTTGGGGAGGTCAGCAAGGTATAGATGACAGTGTTTTTCCAAAGCAAATGTTGGTAGATTATGTAAGGGTATATGGTAAGGCTCAAGCGCCTAAGATTTCTGGGCCTGAATTGGTGAAAGTAGGAGAGACTTATACTTATTCGACAGACCTTAATGAAAGCGCTACATACGAATGGATATTTCCTGAAGGTGTAACGATTCTTTCAGGACAAGGTACAAATACTGTTTCAGTGCAATGGGGTGAAAGTGCTGGAGAAATCAAGGTTAACCTGCAACAAGGTGAAGAGACTTTTGAAGGTTCATTACCTGTAAAACTATGGAAGACCCCAAGTGGAGATATGGGGTTTAACCTACTGGAAAAGTGGATTGTTTCACCAAATCATGAAAGTGAGATTCAGGTAGGTGGCACTTCAGAAGTTGCTGAACTGACTTTTGAAATAAGCGATCCTAAGACAATCCCCTTTGTAGATTACCTGTTTGAGGATACATACCTGAATTTGGAGGAACATACACTATTTGATTTGGAGATGGCGACAACCTCGCCTCCCAAGTCATTTCGGATTGACCTAATAGATATAGATAATAACACATTCAATACAGGCGATGTATTCAAGGTAGGAAACTGGCTAGCAGATGGTCAGTTTTACTTGTATCACCACGATTTTTCTTTTTTGAAAGCAGCACATCCTGATTTTGATTTTCAGAGAGTGAAAGGAATACGCTTCTTTATTAACTATGGTGCTTTTTCTGCTCCACCGGCAGGACAGCTGAAGGTGAAATCTATTGCATTTCAAAACAATGCCGCTCTTCAAGTACCAGCGGCTATAAGCAAAGGTAGTGCCACTGAAAATGAAGGAGAAGGAGCTTATCTCAATTGGGAATTGCCAGAGGGTGATTGGGTGAAGTCCATAACGGTACTTCGTTCAGAGGGAGGTAGTGAGATTCAGAAGGAATGGTCCTTGCCTGTCGGAAGCACTACATTTTTGGATAGTGAGGTACAGCAAGATATGACCTACCAATATCAGGTGTCACTTCAAAACCAGTTGGGAAGTAGTGCAGGATTTGACCTTGGGCAAGTCACAATAACACAAGCACCAGTTTTAGGCTTTGATTTCTCTTCGGAGTTGGTGAGTGTTTTTCCTAACCCAACAACAGATAAGCTGACCTTGAAGGGAATGGCAGGCAGAAGTATCTCATTATATAACCTCACAGGAGAGTTGTTGGAGAAAGAAAAGGTACCGAACGATAAATCCCAATTGGATTTGAGCTCGAGAGTGTCAGGTCTTTACTTATTAAAAGTGGAAGGACTGGGGACAATTAAGGTAATCAAGAAATAA
- a CDS encoding glycoside hydrolase family 3 N-terminal domain-containing protein, which produces MKKIIISIGLAALGMMMSCAQKDSSQTLKGEVYFSVAAEEEKELDKLIAEMTLEEKVGQMAQVTLDVLTEGKSEFESNEPLVLDEKMLEKAFNKYKVGSVLNTANNRARTPQKWNELISRIQEVALKATNVPVLYGVDAIHGTTYTAGATFFPQQIGLGATFNRQLAINTGEITAYETRACGIPWTFSPVLDLGRDARWARMWETFGEDVFLVQEMGKNIIAGYQGQDNQIGDANHLAACLKHYLGYSSFSGKDRTPAYIPENELRERYLPPFRAAVEQGATTVMVNSGIINGTPVHASESLITTLLKKELGFEGLVVTDWADIENLHNRDKVASSQKEAVKMAINAGVDMSMIPYNFDFCDYLVELVNEGEVPMSRIDDAVKRILRVKKALNLFETPVTKLEDYPKFGSAEFEQKAKDAVAESITLLKNKNDILPLKEGTKILVTGPNADNMRTLNGGWSYSWQGEKVHEFSGKYQTILDAVKAQFGENNVKYEAGVSYNFEGKYYEEKDIDIAAAKRAASSSDVILLCLGENTYTEKPGDLHDLYLSENQQKLAEAMAATGKPVILVLNEGRPRLISKFVDKMQAVVQMYLPGNFGGEVLTQILKGDVNPSGKLPYTYPKYPNTLITYDFKPSENQDKMSGMYDYESFLDIQWPFGHGLSYTDFAYSDLKLAKSEFKADETIEVSVKVTNSGKRDGKEAVLVFTRDHYASVTPDVSRLRAFEKIDLKAGESKVVNFSIPVKSLAFMNAESVPVVEAGDFSIGIGSEQLDFTVTETKVLAKANPVL; this is translated from the coding sequence ATGAAAAAGATAATTATATCTATTGGGCTTGCTGCTCTTGGCATGATGATGTCGTGTGCCCAAAAAGATAGCAGCCAGACCCTGAAAGGAGAAGTATATTTTAGTGTAGCTGCTGAAGAAGAAAAAGAACTTGATAAGCTGATTGCTGAAATGACCTTGGAAGAAAAGGTTGGGCAAATGGCACAAGTAACCTTGGATGTCCTAACGGAAGGTAAGAGTGAGTTTGAAAGCAATGAGCCACTTGTATTGGATGAGAAAATGCTTGAAAAAGCATTCAACAAGTACAAAGTTGGTTCTGTACTGAACACAGCAAACAACAGAGCGAGAACCCCTCAGAAGTGGAATGAACTGATCTCTCGTATTCAGGAAGTAGCATTGAAAGCAACAAATGTTCCTGTACTTTATGGAGTTGATGCCATCCATGGTACAACTTATACAGCGGGCGCTACTTTCTTCCCTCAGCAAATTGGTTTGGGTGCTACCTTTAACCGTCAGCTTGCGATCAATACAGGTGAAATAACAGCGTACGAAACACGTGCTTGTGGTATTCCTTGGACGTTCTCTCCTGTGTTGGATTTAGGTAGAGATGCAAGATGGGCACGTATGTGGGAAACATTTGGTGAAGACGTTTTCCTTGTACAGGAAATGGGTAAAAACATTATCGCTGGATACCAAGGACAGGATAACCAAATCGGAGATGCTAACCACTTGGCAGCTTGTCTTAAGCATTACCTTGGCTATTCTTCATTCTCAGGCAAAGACCGTACGCCTGCCTATATTCCTGAGAATGAATTGAGAGAGCGTTACTTGCCTCCATTCCGTGCTGCGGTAGAGCAAGGTGCAACCACTGTTATGGTAAACTCAGGTATTATCAATGGTACTCCTGTTCACGCAAGTGAGTCGTTGATTACAACTTTGTTGAAAAAAGAACTTGGCTTTGAAGGATTGGTTGTAACTGACTGGGCTGATATTGAAAACCTGCATAACCGTGACAAAGTAGCATCTTCTCAAAAAGAAGCTGTAAAAATGGCTATCAATGCAGGTGTGGATATGTCCATGATTCCTTACAACTTTGACTTCTGTGATTACTTGGTAGAGTTGGTGAATGAAGGAGAGGTGCCAATGAGCAGAATCGATGATGCTGTTAAGAGAATCTTGCGTGTTAAGAAAGCATTGAACCTGTTTGAAACACCGGTTACGAAACTGGAAGACTATCCTAAATTTGGTTCAGCAGAGTTTGAGCAAAAGGCAAAAGATGCTGTAGCAGAAAGTATCACATTGCTTAAAAACAAGAATGATATTCTTCCGCTGAAAGAAGGAACTAAAATTCTGGTAACGGGTCCTAACGCTGACAACATGCGTACGCTGAACGGTGGCTGGAGCTACTCGTGGCAAGGTGAAAAAGTTCATGAATTTAGTGGCAAGTACCAAACAATTCTGGACGCTGTAAAAGCTCAGTTTGGTGAGAATAATGTCAAGTATGAGGCAGGAGTTTCTTACAACTTTGAGGGTAAATACTATGAGGAAAAAGACATCGACATTGCAGCCGCAAAACGTGCAGCTAGCAGCTCTGATGTAATCCTACTTTGTTTAGGTGAAAATACTTATACAGAGAAACCAGGTGACTTGCATGACCTTTACTTGTCAGAGAACCAACAGAAACTGGCAGAAGCAATGGCTGCAACAGGCAAACCTGTAATTCTGGTTCTGAATGAAGGTCGCCCTAGGCTGATCAGTAAGTTTGTAGATAAGATGCAAGCTGTAGTTCAGATGTACTTGCCAGGTAACTTTGGAGGAGAAGTATTGACTCAAATCCTTAAAGGGGATGTAAACCCAAGTGGTAAGCTGCCATACACTTACCCTAAGTATCCAAATACACTGATTACTTATGACTTCAAGCCATCAGAAAATCAGGACAAGATGTCTGGTATGTATGATTATGAGTCATTCCTGGATATTCAGTGGCCATTCGGTCATGGTCTGAGTTATACAGATTTTGCTTACAGCGACCTGAAATTGGCTAAGTCCGAGTTCAAAGCTGATGAGACAATTGAAGTATCAGTAAAAGTGACTAACTCTGGTAAACGAGATGGAAAAGAAGCTGTACTAGTTTTCACAAGAGACCATTATGCATCGGTAACACCAGATGTAAGCCGTTTGAGAGCGTTTGAAAAGATTGATCTGAAAGCAGGAGAAAGCAAGGTTGTAAACTTCAGCATCCCTGTTAAGTCATTGGCATTTATGAATGCGGAAAGTGTTCCGGTAGTAGAAGCTGGTGATTTCAGCATCGGTATAGGATCTGAGCAATTGGATTTTACAGTAACTGAAACAAAAGTGTTAGCTAAGGCAAACCCTGTGCTTTAA